The genomic DNA CCGCCGGACGCTGCGGGTCGGCGGGACGGCGTGCAACGTGTTCTACGAGCCCCTGCTCAGCTCCCTGCGGAGACTGCCGTCCGAGGAGCGCGTGCAGATCGTGACCCCGCCTTCCGCCCGTGAACTGATGGACCTGCTGAGAGAGGGGGAGATCGACATCGCCCTGCGGGACCACCAGGCCGAGAAGGGGCACCTTCCGTCCGACGAGGGCCCGATCGCGCACATCCCCTGGGCCGAGAGCCCGGTGCTGCTCGCGGTCGCCGCCGACCGGCCGACGGCCACCGCCGAGCGGCTCACCATGGCGGACCTGGCGTGCGAGGACTGGATCTCGTGCAGCGGCCCCGACGGCTGCGACGAGGCGCTGCGCAGGCTCTGCGCCTCCTACGGGTTCACGCCGCGCATCATCCACGACATCCCGCTGGCCGGGCCCCGCTGCCAGGTGATCCGGTACCAGGACTCCGTGGCCCTGACCCAGGCGCACCGCCCCCTGCAACCGGGCGTCGTGCGCCGCCCGGTGGCCGACCTGAACCTGCGGGTGGCCCACCTGGTGGCCTACCGCAAGGAGAGCTGGATCGCCGCGCGGATGCCGAAGCTGGTCGCGCTGCTCTCCGCCGCGCACCGCGAGCTGTCGCTCGCCGAGTCGTCATGGACATAGAGGTCCAGGACCTGCGGGTGCTGCGGGCCGTCGCCGACACGGGGAGCCTGGCCGGCGCCGCGCGCGCACTCGGCGTCAGCCAGGCCGGCGTCACCCGCCGCATCCAGCACCTCGAACGGGTGACCGGCCTCGTCGTGCTCCGCCGCGACCACCAGGGGGCCAGGCTCACCGCCGCCGGCCGGCTGCTGCTGCTCTGCGCCGACGAGCTGCTCCCGAAGATCGACCGCCTCCTGGCCACCGGCAGGCACGAGGACCCCGCCGGCCCGTCGGCGGAGCGCCTGCGCATCGGCACGGTGCCCACCCCCGTCCTCCCCCTGGTGACCGCCCACGCCCGGGCCCTGTTCCCGCGGGCGGACGTCGAGCTGTGCACCATCCTGGGTGCGTACCGCGCGTCCGCCGGCGCCGGTGACGCGCAGGCCGCCGACTCCGGCACGGACCTGCTCGGGTTCTTCCGCGCGCACCGCCTGGACCTGGCCGTGGTGCGGCACTCCCCCGTACTGGACGGACCCCTCCCCGAACTCCTCGAGTCCGCGGTGCTCGCCGAGGAGGACATGCTGATCGGCACCGCGGCCGACCACCGGCTGGCCCAGCGCCCTTCGATCGCGCTCTCCGACCTCGACGGCGAAATGTGCCTGCTCGTCGGTGGCCGCCGCCACGCCGACCTGCGCCGCCACTTCACGGCGGCCGCGCGCCACGCCGACGTGCACGTGGAGCTGCGCTGGGCGTCCGACGAGGCCGAGGCGGCGGCGCTGGCCTGCGCGGTCCGCGGAGCACTGCCCGCCTACCCGTTGCCCGCACCGGCGGTCGGCGTGGCCTACACCCCGCTCTCCGACGCCAGCACCCGCCACCGCCTCCTGCTGGTCTGGCTGCCGGGCAGCCCGGCAGCCACCTGGGCGCCCGGACTGGCGGACACGGTCCGCGAGGCGTACCGGAGCGAAGGGAGGGCGTGAGCCGGGGCACCGGTCTGTCGCGCGGGCCGTGCGCGGGGGAGGGTCCGGTACACGCAGAAGCCCGCCACCCGCCGCTCGAAGGCGGCGGGTGGCGGGCCAACGCCGAGGTGGAGACAGGATTCGAACCTGTGTAAACGGCTTTGCGAGCCGCTGCCTAGCCTCTCGGCCACTCCACCGAATACGGAAGGAACCAGGAGACCGTTGAGGGAGTCGCAGGTTCCTCTTCCGTCCGGCGTGCTTTCCCGCCGGTGCTGAGAACATTAGCAGCTCTTCTCGGCTACAGGAACACCTTTCTTTCGCCTGAACGGTGCGTAATCAATTCGACACGGATTCCGTTATGCCTTCATGTCAATGGGTTATGCCTTTGGGGTATACCCCGGCGGAAAATTTCGCGGAAATGGTTCGGCCGCCCGCAAAATCGAGATGTGGTGAGAATAGGGACGGCGTGGCCGACAGGTCCGGAACGGTGTGTTTTCGCGATTGCGGGGAGCTCGGTCCGCCAGGCGGCCCCGTCCGCGCCGCCGGGTCCGGATCGTGCCGCCCGGGACACGCGGTTCGGCCGCGTCGGCCGGATCGCGCGGTCGGGGGTGTGCCGGCCGGATCGCGCGGTCGGGGGTGTGCCGGTCGGGCCGTGGGGTCGGGGGCGTGCCGGTCGGGCCGTGGGGTCCGGTCACGCTGCTCCGGTGGCGTACGGCCCGGGCCGCACCGATCGGATCGCACCACCCGGGCCGCACCACCCGGACGAACCGACCGGGGCGCACCGCTCGGGGGCGCGGTCCGGGCCGCACCGGTCCGGCCGTGTCGTGCACGACGGTTGGGGCCGGAGGCGGCGCCGCGCGGCGGGCGGACGGAGGGGCGACGGTAGCGCAGGGCGGAGGCGCGGGGCCGCGGTCCTCAGCGCGGCAGGCTGACCGGTGGGAACGTCCCCGGGGGAGGAACTCCGGGGCTCCGTCGGGGTGGTGGGCCGGTCCGCCGTCCTTCCCCGCGGCAGCCCCGGGGGCCCGGGGCGCCTCGTCCGGGCCGTGGCCGCCGTGCACCCCGTACGGGGCCGGAGGCTGCGGGGTCGCCGCTATCGCGCGGG from Streptomyces sp. MRC013 includes the following:
- a CDS encoding LysR family transcriptional regulator; the protein is MDLQFRHLRQLCVVSETGSLNKAATVLGLPQPALSRQIRRLEELFGGTLFERDQHGTRPTPLGSAVLDHAESILRSFDYFGEQVRDYRVLRRRTLRVGGTACNVFYEPLLSSLRRLPSEERVQIVTPPSARELMDLLREGEIDIALRDHQAEKGHLPSDEGPIAHIPWAESPVLLAVAADRPTATAERLTMADLACEDWISCSGPDGCDEALRRLCASYGFTPRIIHDIPLAGPRCQVIRYQDSVALTQAHRPLQPGVVRRPVADLNLRVAHLVAYRKESWIAARMPKLVALLSAAHRELSLAESSWT
- a CDS encoding LysR family transcriptional regulator, with translation MDIEVQDLRVLRAVADTGSLAGAARALGVSQAGVTRRIQHLERVTGLVVLRRDHQGARLTAAGRLLLLCADELLPKIDRLLATGRHEDPAGPSAERLRIGTVPTPVLPLVTAHARALFPRADVELCTILGAYRASAGAGDAQAADSGTDLLGFFRAHRLDLAVVRHSPVLDGPLPELLESAVLAEEDMLIGTAADHRLAQRPSIALSDLDGEMCLLVGGRRHADLRRHFTAAARHADVHVELRWASDEAEAAALACAVRGALPAYPLPAPAVGVAYTPLSDASTRHRLLLVWLPGSPAATWAPGLADTVREAYRSEGRA